One window from the genome of Diabrotica virgifera virgifera chromosome 6, PGI_DIABVI_V3a encodes:
- the LOC126886555 gene encoding zinc finger protein 239-like encodes MEVKQEYSETCKVEVEYKEMDDPLSDGCKCEIKEEPKRESTDVMLDCLVLQEFPIKSEIEEDGNELTCFKEETREDFAQEENKMEIIETTYADEGAYNCDICFKQFSKAGSLKKHLVVHTDLHKCEICFKQFTQKSHLTSHMRVHTGEKPYKCKICSNQFTEAGTLKKHLRVHTGEKTYKCDVCLKQFSEAGTLRRHSRIHTGEKPYKCEICSKMYSESSNLKKHLRVHTGEKPYECEVCFKQFREVHHLKTHMRVHTPETILGPH; translated from the exons ATGGAAGTAAAGCAAGAATATAGTGAGACCTGTAAAGTAGAGGTAGAGTATAAAGAAATGGATGATCCCCTTTCAGATGGTTGTAAATGTGAAATTAAGGAGGAACCTAAAAGAGAAAGTACAGATGTTATGCTTGATTGTTTAGTCTTACAGGAATTTCCCATAAAGAGTGAAATAGAAGAAGATGGAAATGAGCTTACCTGTTTTAAAGAAGAAACTAGAGAAG ATTTTGCTCAGGAGGAGAACAAAATGGAAATTATAGAAACAACATACGCTGATGAAGGAGCTTACAATTGTgacatttgttttaaacagtttagcaaAGCAGGttctttaaaaaaacatttggTAGTGCACACTGATTtgcacaagtgtgaaatttgttttaagcaatttactcaAAAAAGTCATTTGACATCAcatatgagagtgcacactggagaaaagccttataagtgtaaaatttgttCTAACCAGTTTACAGAAGCAGGtactttaaaaaaacatttgagagtgcacactggggaaaaaacTTACAAGTGCGACGTTTGtcttaagcaatttagtgaagcaggaaCCTTGAGAAGGCATTCAAGGATACACACTGgcgaaaagccttacaagtgtgaaatttgttctaagatGTATAGCGAATcaagtaatttgaaaaaacatttgagagtgcacacaggggaaaaaccttacgagtgtgaagtttgttttaagcagtttagagAAGTACATCATTTGAAAACACATATGAGAGTGCACACTCCGGAAACCATACTGGGACCCCACTGA